The Ancylobacter sp. WKF20 genome contains a region encoding:
- the hpt gene encoding hypoxanthine phosphoribosyltransferase produces the protein MTEPTETRAAGAPSDTPEKPAPHIEVLYDAGTIAARNRELVNEIVGQKPEKLVVIAVLKGSFVFAADLIRAMHEAGLAPEVEFITLSSYRDARVSSGHVTVLRDIETEVRGRDVLLVDDILESGRTLAFAKDLLAARGANRVMVCVLLEKPHKRAVQIDADFVGFKCPDYFVVGYGMDVSHAYRQLPFIGYIPDAEG, from the coding sequence ATGACCGAGCCGACCGAGACCCGCGCCGCGGGCGCCCCCAGCGACACTCCCGAGAAGCCGGCGCCGCATATCGAGGTGCTCTATGACGCCGGCACCATCGCCGCGCGCAACCGCGAGCTGGTGAACGAGATCGTCGGGCAGAAGCCGGAAAAGCTCGTCGTCATCGCCGTGCTCAAGGGCAGCTTCGTCTTCGCCGCCGACCTCATCCGCGCCATGCATGAGGCGGGGCTGGCGCCGGAGGTGGAGTTCATCACCCTGTCGAGCTACCGCGACGCGCGGGTCTCCTCCGGCCATGTCACCGTGCTCCGGGACATCGAGACCGAGGTGCGCGGGCGCGACGTGCTGCTGGTCGACGACATCCTCGAATCCGGCCGCACCCTCGCCTTCGCCAAGGACCTGCTGGCGGCGCGCGGCGCCAACCGGGTGATGGTCTGCGTGCTCCTGGAGAAGCCGCACAAGCGCGCGGTGCAGATCGACGCCGATTTCGTCGGCTTCAAATGCCCGGACTATTTCGTCGTCGGCTACGGCATGGACGTCTCGCACGCCTACCGCCAGCTCCCCTTCATCGGCTACATCCCCGACGCCGAGGGGTGA
- a CDS encoding DUF2125 domain-containing protein: protein MSLPDTPAAAPSPAPVVRRRPWLLLGLVTALVLAGTGWTAAWFYASGRAVQEIDRWMAAEAERGRSWSCADRQFGGFPFRFELICTEPTVTFTGPAGGSAKAARAHAVAQVWNPRHIIAEFQGPGVISSPQAGEIIANWSLLQVSGVGRGNDLDRLSVAADDYALTQGGTVFFGARHAEFHVRHTPGADAATLDIAAGVKGATGVTTAAANAAPIDGALEMTATQVPEWRAVLAPAARLQAWQAAGGRVKLLEARLSGGGGAMNATGEIGLDTERRPNGTINLTMANAPALMSALSAAGLMPAFMVNLAPALSVVGMPGTLDGAPASTFPFTFRDGRISLGMLPLGKIGPAY, encoded by the coding sequence ATGAGCTTGCCCGACACCCCGGCAGCCGCCCCGTCTCCCGCCCCGGTCGTGCGCCGGCGGCCCTGGCTGCTGCTCGGCCTGGTGACGGCGCTGGTGCTGGCCGGGACGGGCTGGACCGCCGCCTGGTTCTACGCCTCCGGCCGCGCGGTGCAGGAAATCGACCGCTGGATGGCTGCCGAGGCGGAGAGGGGACGCAGCTGGAGCTGCGCCGACCGGCAGTTCGGCGGCTTCCCCTTCCGCTTCGAGCTGATCTGCACCGAGCCGACCGTGACCTTCACCGGCCCCGCCGGCGGCTCGGCCAAGGCGGCGCGCGCCCATGCGGTGGCGCAGGTGTGGAACCCCCGGCACATCATCGCCGAGTTCCAGGGACCGGGCGTAATCAGCAGCCCGCAGGCCGGCGAGATCATCGCCAACTGGTCGCTGCTGCAGGTGAGCGGCGTCGGGCGCGGCAATGATCTCGACCGGCTCTCCGTCGCCGCCGATGATTACGCGCTGACGCAGGGCGGCACCGTGTTCTTCGGCGCGCGCCATGCCGAGTTCCATGTCCGCCACACGCCGGGCGCCGATGCCGCGACGCTGGACATCGCCGCCGGGGTGAAGGGCGCGACCGGGGTGACGACCGCCGCCGCCAATGCCGCCCCGATCGACGGCGCGCTGGAGATGACCGCGACGCAGGTGCCGGAGTGGCGCGCCGTGCTCGCGCCGGCCGCGCGGCTTCAGGCCTGGCAGGCGGCGGGCGGGCGGGTGAAGCTGCTCGAGGCCCGGCTCAGCGGCGGCGGCGGGGCGATGAACGCCACCGGCGAGATCGGCCTCGACACTGAGCGTCGCCCGAACGGCACGATCAACCTCACCATGGCGAATGCGCCGGCGCTGATGTCGGCGCTCTCCGCCGCCGGGCTGATGCCGGCCTTCATGGTGAACCTCGCCCCGGCGCTGTCGGTGGTCGGCATGCCCGGCACGCTCGACGGCGCGCCGGCCAGCACCTTCCCCTTCACCTTCCGCGATGGGCGGATCTCGCTCGGCATGCTGCCGCTCGGCAAGATCGGGCCGGCCTACTAG
- a CDS encoding tripartite tricarboxylate transporter substrate binding protein, which produces MKHFHALGLGAITALGMTALSMLPASAAWAPTKPVEFIVPAGTGGGADQMARTLQGIIAKHNLMSTQLVVINKSGGAGGEGFLDVKSNKGNPHKIVISLSNLFTTPLATGIPFNWKDLTPVAMLALDEFVLWVNAQEPYKTAQEYEAAIKAAPDGTFKMGGTGSKQEDQIITVAIEKALGKKLTYIPYKGGGEVAVQLVGGHVNSTVNNPIEAVSQWRGDKVRPLCVFDSKQLPYTDKILGDASWSSIPTCISAGLNVEYLMLRGIFMPPGVTDEQVAYFVDLFKKVRETPEWQQLMKDGAFNPTFMTGAEFKGWLDQAEAKHKTLMQEAGFIAGN; this is translated from the coding sequence ATGAAACATTTCCATGCTCTTGGTCTGGGCGCCATTACCGCCCTCGGCATGACGGCGCTCTCCATGCTGCCGGCCTCGGCCGCCTGGGCGCCGACCAAGCCGGTGGAGTTCATCGTGCCGGCCGGTACGGGTGGTGGCGCCGACCAGATGGCGCGCACGCTCCAGGGCATCATTGCCAAGCACAATCTGATGTCGACGCAGCTCGTCGTCATCAACAAGTCGGGCGGCGCCGGCGGCGAGGGCTTCCTCGACGTCAAGAGCAACAAGGGCAACCCCCACAAGATCGTCATCTCGCTGTCGAACCTGTTCACCACCCCGCTGGCGACCGGCATTCCCTTCAACTGGAAGGACCTCACCCCCGTCGCCATGCTGGCGCTGGACGAGTTCGTCCTGTGGGTGAACGCCCAGGAGCCCTACAAGACCGCGCAGGAATATGAGGCGGCTATCAAGGCGGCGCCGGACGGCACCTTCAAGATGGGCGGCACCGGTTCCAAGCAGGAAGACCAGATCATCACCGTCGCCATCGAGAAGGCGCTCGGCAAGAAGCTGACCTACATCCCCTATAAGGGCGGTGGCGAGGTCGCGGTGCAGCTGGTCGGCGGTCACGTCAACTCGACCGTGAACAACCCGATCGAGGCCGTCTCGCAGTGGCGCGGCGACAAGGTGCGCCCGCTCTGCGTGTTCGACTCCAAGCAGCTGCCCTACACCGACAAGATCCTCGGTGACGCTTCCTGGTCCTCGATCCCGACCTGCATCTCGGCCGGCCTCAACGTCGAATATCTCATGCTGCGCGGCATCTTCATGCCCCCGGGCGTGACCGACGAGCAGGTCGCCTACTTCGTCGACCTGTTCAAGAAGGTCCGCGAGACCCCCGAGTGGCAGCAGCTGATGAAGGACGGCGCCTTCAACCCGACCTTCATGACCGGCGCCGAGTTCAAGGGCTGGCTCGACCAGGCTGAAGCCAAGCACAAGACCCTGATGCAGGAAGCCGGCTTCATCGCCGGTAACTGA
- the edd gene encoding phosphogluconate dehydratase translates to MATAIPSSVNARIGEVTERIVKRSHDARTRYLERIAAAAERGPSRAKLGCANQAHGFAACGPSDKAMLRAGAGANLAIVTAYNDMLSAHQPYENYPELIRAAARAAGGVAQVAGGVPAMCDGITQGEAGMELSLFSRDVIALATAVALSHQTFDAAVFLGICDKIVPGLVIGALSFGHLPAVFIPAGPMTSGLPNDEKAKIRQLFAEGKVGREALLEAESQSYHGPGTCTFYGTANTNQMMMEIMGLHLPGASFVNPNTPLREALTTAAAERAMAITALGNDYTPVGRMLDEKAFVNGIVGLHATGGSTNHTLHIVAMAAAAGIRLTWDDFSDLADVTPLLCRVYPNGKADVNHFHAAGGMAFVIRSLLGEGLLHRDVETVWGGDLGVYTKEPVLAEDGTLAWRDGTSMSGDEAVLRGADAPFQATGGLKLLAGDLGKAVIKTSAIAPERHIIEAPARVFHSQEELQAAFKAGSLTGDFVAVVRYQGPKANGMPELHKLMPPLGVLQDRGHKVALVTDGRLSGASGKVPAAIHVTPEAADGGPIARIKNGDIVRVDAVAGTLTVLIDAETWAERAPVPADLSASHVGVGRELFTAFRAAVGTADTGASIFAV, encoded by the coding sequence ATGGCAACCGCCATCCCGTCCAGCGTGAACGCCCGTATCGGCGAGGTCACGGAGCGCATCGTGAAGCGCTCGCATGACGCCCGCACGCGCTATCTGGAGCGGATCGCCGCCGCCGCCGAGCGCGGCCCGAGCCGCGCCAAGCTCGGCTGCGCCAACCAGGCGCACGGCTTCGCCGCCTGCGGCCCCTCCGACAAGGCGATGCTGCGCGCCGGCGCCGGCGCCAACCTCGCCATCGTCACCGCCTATAACGACATGCTCTCCGCTCACCAGCCCTATGAGAACTACCCGGAGCTGATCCGCGCCGCCGCGCGCGCCGCCGGCGGCGTGGCGCAGGTCGCGGGCGGGGTGCCCGCCATGTGCGACGGCATCACCCAGGGCGAGGCCGGCATGGAGCTCTCGCTGTTCTCGCGCGACGTCATCGCCCTGGCCACGGCGGTTGCCCTGTCGCACCAGACCTTCGACGCGGCGGTGTTCCTCGGCATCTGCGACAAGATCGTGCCCGGCCTCGTCATCGGCGCGCTGTCCTTCGGCCATCTGCCGGCGGTGTTCATCCCGGCCGGGCCGATGACCTCAGGGCTGCCCAACGACGAGAAGGCGAAGATCCGTCAGCTTTTCGCGGAAGGAAAGGTCGGCCGCGAGGCGCTGCTGGAGGCCGAGAGCCAGTCCTATCACGGGCCGGGCACCTGCACCTTCTACGGCACCGCCAACACCAACCAGATGATGATGGAGATCATGGGCCTGCATCTGCCCGGCGCCTCCTTCGTCAACCCGAACACCCCGCTGCGCGAGGCGCTGACCACCGCCGCCGCCGAGCGCGCCATGGCGATCACCGCACTGGGTAACGACTACACACCGGTCGGCCGGATGCTCGACGAGAAGGCCTTCGTCAACGGCATTGTCGGCCTGCACGCCACCGGCGGCTCCACCAACCACACGCTGCACATCGTCGCCATGGCGGCGGCGGCCGGCATAAGGCTGACCTGGGACGATTTCTCGGACCTCGCCGATGTCACCCCCCTGCTCTGTCGCGTCTACCCGAACGGCAAGGCCGACGTGAACCATTTCCACGCCGCCGGCGGCATGGCCTTCGTCATCCGCTCGCTGCTCGGCGAGGGACTGCTGCACCGGGATGTCGAGACCGTCTGGGGCGGCGATCTCGGCGTCTACACCAAGGAGCCCGTGCTGGCCGAGGACGGTACGCTCGCCTGGCGCGACGGCACGTCGATGAGCGGCGACGAGGCGGTGCTGCGCGGCGCGGACGCACCCTTCCAGGCCACCGGCGGCCTCAAGCTGCTGGCGGGCGATCTCGGCAAGGCGGTGATCAAGACCTCCGCCATCGCCCCCGAGCGCCACATCATCGAGGCGCCGGCCCGCGTGTTCCACAGCCAGGAGGAGCTTCAGGCGGCCTTCAAGGCGGGCTCGCTCACCGGCGATTTCGTCGCCGTGGTGCGCTATCAGGGTCCGAAGGCCAATGGCATGCCGGAACTGCACAAGCTGATGCCGCCGCTCGGCGTGTTGCAGGACCGGGGCCACAAGGTCGCGCTGGTGACGGATGGCCGCCTGTCGGGTGCCTCCGGCAAGGTGCCGGCCGCCATCCATGTCACGCCGGAAGCCGCCGATGGCGGGCCGATCGCCCGCATCAAGAACGGCGACATCGTCCGCGTCGACGCGGTCGCCGGCACGCTCACCGTGCTGATCGACGCCGAGACCTGGGCCGAGCGAGCGCCGGTCCCGGCCGACCTGTCGGCCTCGCATGTCGGCGTCGGGCGCGAGCTGTTCACCGCCTTCCGCGCCGCCGTGGGCACGGCGGACACGGGCGCGAGCATCTTCGCGGTGTGA
- the zwf gene encoding glucose-6-phosphate dehydrogenase: MTSRLIPVPPFVLTVFGATGDLSRRKLIPALFHRDADGQIPEEALIIGVSRRAMTDAEFRAFAHQALTDHIPAAELKEPELERFLGRLSYVAADADAEPGWSELATRVANAGDMIPVYYLATAPHLFGPICERLGKYGLAEKGRVVIEKPIGKDLSSAVALNEQVGRIFPEERVYRIDHYLGKETVQNLMALRFANALFEPLWNNAHIDHVQITVAEALGVEERAGYYDTAGAMRDMVQNHMLQLLCLVAMEPPASLDADAVRDEKLKVLRALKPIADHNMAQLTVRGQYRAGASAGGAVPGYLEELGSTRSETETFVAVKAELENWRWAGVPFYLRTGKRLASRVSEIVIGFRHVPHSVFGDAVGAIEPNRLVIRLQPDEGVKLWLMIKDPGPGGIRLTHVPLDMSFAKAFKVRNPDAYERLILDVVRGNQTLFMRRDEVEAAWKWVDPILQAWRGAKEPPRPYTAGTWGPSASIALIERDGRTWLEDGA, encoded by the coding sequence ATGACCAGCCGCCTGATTCCGGTTCCGCCCTTCGTGCTGACGGTGTTCGGAGCCACCGGCGACCTCTCCCGGCGCAAATTGATCCCGGCCCTGTTCCACCGCGACGCGGACGGCCAGATTCCCGAAGAGGCCCTCATCATCGGCGTGTCGCGCCGGGCGATGACCGATGCCGAGTTCCGCGCCTTCGCACATCAGGCGCTGACCGATCACATCCCCGCCGCGGAGCTGAAGGAGCCGGAGCTCGAGCGCTTCCTCGGCCGCCTCTCCTATGTCGCGGCCGATGCCGATGCCGAGCCCGGCTGGTCGGAACTCGCCACCCGCGTGGCGAATGCCGGCGACATGATCCCGGTCTATTATCTCGCCACCGCGCCGCATCTGTTCGGGCCGATCTGCGAGCGCCTCGGCAAGTACGGCCTCGCCGAGAAGGGCCGAGTCGTCATCGAGAAGCCGATCGGCAAGGATCTGAGCTCGGCGGTGGCGCTGAACGAGCAGGTCGGCCGCATCTTCCCGGAAGAGCGTGTCTACCGTATCGACCATTATCTCGGAAAGGAGACGGTGCAGAATCTGATGGCGCTGCGCTTCGCCAACGCCCTGTTCGAGCCGCTGTGGAACAACGCCCATATCGACCATGTGCAGATCACGGTGGCCGAGGCGCTCGGCGTCGAGGAGCGGGCCGGCTATTACGACACCGCCGGCGCCATGCGCGACATGGTGCAGAACCACATGCTCCAGCTGCTCTGCCTCGTGGCGATGGAGCCGCCCGCCTCGCTCGACGCCGACGCGGTGCGCGACGAGAAGCTGAAGGTGCTGCGCGCGCTCAAGCCCATCGCCGACCACAACATGGCCCAGCTCACCGTGCGCGGGCAGTACCGCGCCGGCGCCTCGGCCGGCGGCGCCGTGCCCGGCTATCTGGAGGAGCTCGGCTCCACCCGCAGCGAGACCGAGACCTTCGTCGCGGTGAAGGCGGAGCTGGAAAACTGGCGCTGGGCCGGCGTGCCCTTCTATCTGCGCACCGGCAAGCGCCTCGCCTCGCGCGTCTCCGAGATCGTCATCGGCTTCCGCCATGTGCCGCATTCGGTGTTCGGCGATGCGGTCGGCGCCATCGAGCCCAACCGCCTCGTTATCCGCCTGCAGCCGGATGAGGGCGTGAAGCTGTGGCTGATGATCAAGGATCCCGGCCCGGGCGGCATCCGCCTCACCCATGTGCCGCTCGACATGAGCTTTGCCAAGGCGTTCAAGGTGCGCAACCCGGACGCCTATGAGCGGCTGATTCTCGACGTGGTGCGCGGCAACCAGACGCTGTTCATGCGCCGCGACGAGGTCGAGGCGGCCTGGAAATGGGTCGACCCGATCCTGCAGGCCTGGCGCGGCGCCAAGGAGCCGCCCCGCCCCTACACGGCGGGCACCTGGGGCCCGTCGGCCTCCATCGCCCTCATCGAGCGCGATGGCCGCACGTGGTTGGAAGACGGCGCCTGA
- a CDS encoding YdcF family protein — protein MTRRALPSSASDPRPRRPSALLRVLRAGFLFCAAGAVLVLAGFAAFLFALEREATPQAPAADGIVVLTGGADRITEATALLTERRGKRLLITGVHPDTTLAEISRTVPATQDQLECCVELGRSALNTRGNAIETAVWARAHDFRSLIVVTSAWHMPRALVELSRAMPDIALLPYPVVARLPRDTGWRGGLASARLLFVEYVKFVAAYVGIGPWPAVTAEVGEGITSPAP, from the coding sequence GTGACGCGCCGCGCTTTGCCCTCTTCCGCTTCTGACCCGCGCCCGCGGCGCCCCAGCGCGCTGCTGCGTGTCCTGCGCGCCGGCTTCCTGTTCTGCGCGGCCGGGGCCGTGCTGGTGCTGGCGGGCTTCGCCGCCTTTCTCTTCGCGCTGGAACGCGAGGCGACGCCGCAGGCGCCCGCCGCCGACGGCATTGTGGTGCTGACCGGCGGGGCCGACCGCATCACCGAGGCAACGGCCTTGCTGACCGAGCGGCGCGGCAAGCGCCTGCTTATCACCGGCGTGCATCCCGACACGACGCTGGCCGAGATCAGCCGCACCGTGCCGGCGACGCAGGATCAGCTGGAATGCTGCGTCGAGCTTGGGCGCTCGGCGCTCAACACGCGCGGCAACGCCATCGAGACGGCGGTCTGGGCGCGCGCGCACGATTTCCGCTCGCTGATCGTTGTGACTTCCGCCTGGCACATGCCGCGCGCGCTGGTGGAGCTCTCCCGCGCCATGCCGGACATCGCGCTGCTGCCCTATCCGGTGGTGGCGCGCCTGCCGCGCGACACGGGCTGGCGCGGCGGGCTGGCGAGCGCGCGGCTGCTCTTCGTGGAATATGTGAAGTTCGTCGCCGCCTATGTCGGCATCGGCCCCTGGCCCGCCGTCACCGCCGAGGTCGGCGAGGGCATCACCAGCCCGGCGCCGTAA
- a CDS encoding ABC transporter permease, with amino-acid sequence MTETRTRHPFALFSRLRGRAAATEEGTDAHHDPRHGRGQPHSIVPGATITGSALVAVVAIMTFLAGLTIGSVAAVRTVAADWTSQIARETTIQIKPGDGLDIKAALDAAVTVAKDTPGVADARALGDAETAALLEPWLGSGLDLSSLPVPRLVIVKLGPEAGPQTLLALRAGLAAQVPSATFDDHRQWSDRLIATARMVVLIGLAVLALVGAATVLSVVFATRAAVDAARAIVEVLHFVGARDNFIAAAFQHHFLWVGLKGGLIGGGAAMALFFLGATLPGWLGLTSRADTLIGAVALDVRGYGGILGVSVLVALVTAITSRITVYRTLRRIS; translated from the coding sequence ATGACTGAGACGCGCACCCGCCACCCCTTTGCCCTGTTCTCGCGCCTGCGCGGCCGCGCCGCCGCGACGGAGGAGGGCACGGACGCCCATCACGACCCGCGCCACGGGCGGGGGCAGCCGCATTCCATCGTGCCCGGCGCCACCATCACCGGCAGCGCGCTGGTCGCGGTGGTCGCCATCATGACCTTTCTCGCCGGCCTCACTATTGGCAGCGTCGCGGCGGTGCGCACCGTGGCGGCGGACTGGACCTCGCAGATCGCCCGCGAGACCACCATCCAGATCAAGCCGGGCGACGGGCTCGACATCAAGGCGGCGCTCGACGCGGCGGTGACGGTGGCGAAGGACACGCCGGGCGTGGCCGATGCGCGGGCGCTGGGCGACGCCGAGACAGCGGCGCTGCTGGAGCCCTGGCTCGGCTCGGGGCTCGATCTTTCCAGCCTGCCGGTGCCGCGCCTCGTCATCGTCAAGCTCGGGCCGGAGGCCGGGCCGCAGACGCTGCTGGCGCTGCGCGCCGGGCTCGCCGCGCAGGTGCCCTCGGCAACGTTCGACGATCACCGCCAATGGTCCGACCGGCTGATCGCCACGGCCCGCATGGTGGTGCTGATCGGCCTTGCGGTGCTGGCGCTGGTCGGGGCGGCGACGGTGCTCTCGGTGGTGTTTGCCACCCGCGCGGCGGTGGATGCGGCGCGGGCGATCGTCGAGGTGCTGCATTTCGTCGGCGCCCGCGACAATTTCATCGCCGCCGCGTTCCAGCACCATTTCCTCTGGGTCGGGCTCAAGGGCGGGCTGATCGGCGGCGGGGCGGCGATGGCGCTGTTCTTCCTCGGCGCCACGCTGCCGGGCTGGCTCGGCCTGACCAGCCGGGCCGATACGCTGATCGGCGCGGTGGCGCTCGATGTGCGCGGCTATGGCGGCATTCTCGGCGTATCGGTGCTGGTGGCGCTGGTGACGGCGATCACCTCGCGCATCACCGTCTATCGCACCCTGCGCCGGATCAGCTAG
- a CDS encoding gamma-glutamylcyclotransferase: MSAVPSPAELWVFGYGSLMWNPGFDYEERVAAKLIGAHRSFCVKSVHWRGTPEKPGLVLGLDQGGACIGIAFRIAPERAQATLDYLRAREQVTNIYREAVRRVWLKDGSARAVAAVTFLVDRGHSQYAGKLSREERLHLIRQGHGVGGPNVDYVTATANHLVELGIRDAELRWLVERL, encoded by the coding sequence ATGAGTGCCGTCCCTTCGCCCGCCGAGCTCTGGGTCTTCGGCTATGGCTCGCTGATGTGGAATCCGGGCTTCGATTATGAGGAGCGCGTCGCGGCCAAGCTGATCGGCGCGCACCGCTCCTTCTGCGTGAAATCGGTGCACTGGCGCGGCACGCCGGAAAAGCCCGGACTCGTGCTGGGCCTCGACCAGGGCGGCGCCTGCATCGGCATCGCCTTCCGCATCGCGCCCGAGCGGGCGCAGGCGACGCTGGATTATCTGCGCGCGCGCGAGCAGGTGACGAACATCTACCGCGAAGCGGTGCGCCGGGTCTGGCTGAAGGATGGCAGCGCGCGCGCCGTCGCCGCCGTGACCTTCCTGGTCGACCGGGGCCACAGCCAATATGCCGGCAAGCTCTCGCGCGAGGAGCGCCTGCATCTGATCCGCCAGGGCCATGGCGTGGGTGGCCCGAACGTCGATTATGTCACCGCCACCGCGAACCATCTGGTGGAACTCGGCATCCGCGATGCCGAACTGCGCTGGCTGGTGGAGCGGCTCTAG
- the pgl gene encoding 6-phosphogluconolactonase, producing the protein MSVPNFQEFADSAAVAHALADYVAAALGARVQRDGLASLAVSGGRTPTRFFDELSTRDLPWDKILVTLVDERWVRETSERSNARLVRQHLLTNKAASARFVALANDAPTPEAGLFAVNEALEDLPWPLAAAVLGMGDDGHTASFFPGGDHLEEAIDPDGALGLLPMHAPAAGEPRITLTLPVLLAADALALHIEGAAKRPVLDAALGEGPATDMPIRAVLRARPALDIFWCP; encoded by the coding sequence GTGAGCGTGCCGAATTTCCAGGAGTTTGCCGACAGCGCGGCAGTGGCGCATGCGCTGGCCGATTATGTGGCGGCTGCCTTGGGCGCGCGCGTGCAGCGCGACGGGCTGGCGAGCCTTGCCGTCTCCGGCGGGCGCACCCCCACCCGCTTCTTCGACGAGCTCTCCACCCGCGACCTGCCCTGGGACAAGATCCTCGTCACCCTCGTCGATGAACGCTGGGTGCGCGAGACCTCGGAGCGCTCCAATGCCCGGCTGGTCCGCCAGCACCTCCTGACCAACAAGGCCGCCAGCGCCCGCTTCGTGGCGCTCGCCAATGACGCGCCCACCCCCGAGGCGGGCCTTTTCGCCGTCAACGAGGCGCTGGAGGACCTGCCCTGGCCGCTCGCGGCCGCCGTGCTCGGCATGGGCGACGATGGCCACACCGCCTCCTTCTTTCCGGGCGGCGACCACCTTGAGGAGGCCATCGACCCCGATGGCGCGCTCGGCCTCCTGCCGATGCACGCCCCCGCCGCCGGCGAACCGCGCATCACCCTGACCCTGCCTGTGCTGCTCGCCGCCGATGCGCTGGCGCTGCATATCGAGGGCGCGGCCAAGCGCCCGGTGCTGGATGCCGCGCTGGGCGAGGGCCCCGCCACCGACATGCCGATCCGCGCCGTGCTGCGCGCGCGCCCGGCGCTCGACATCTTCTGGTGCCCGTGA
- the ftsE gene encoding cell division ATP-binding protein FtsE, with amino-acid sequence MVRFENVGLRYGMGPEVLRDVTFGIPPHSFQFLTGPSGAGKTTLLRLLFLSLRPTRGLINIFGRDAAKLGPDETAALRQRIGIVFQDFRLLDHLTTYENVALPLRVQEKEEASYRAEVRELLNWVGLGERMHVLPPVLSGGEKQRAAIARALISRPEILLADEPTGNVDPGLARRLMRLFLELHKTGTSVLIATHDIGLMDQFDARRLVINQGRLTVYD; translated from the coding sequence TTGGTCCGATTCGAAAATGTCGGCCTGCGCTACGGCATGGGGCCGGAAGTGCTGCGGGACGTCACCTTCGGCATACCGCCGCACTCGTTCCAGTTCCTGACCGGCCCCTCGGGCGCCGGCAAGACGACGCTGCTGCGCCTGCTGTTCCTCTCGCTGCGCCCGACGCGCGGGCTGATCAACATCTTCGGCCGCGATGCGGCCAAACTCGGGCCCGATGAAACCGCGGCGCTGCGCCAGCGCATCGGCATCGTGTTCCAGGACTTCCGCTTGCTCGACCATCTCACGACCTATGAGAATGTCGCCCTGCCGCTGCGCGTACAGGAGAAGGAAGAGGCGAGCTACCGCGCCGAGGTGCGCGAACTGCTGAACTGGGTGGGGCTGGGCGAGCGCATGCATGTGCTGCCGCCCGTGCTCTCCGGCGGCGAGAAGCAGCGCGCCGCCATCGCCCGCGCCCTCATCAGTCGCCCGGAGATTTTGCTGGCCGACGAGCCGACCGGCAATGTCGATCCCGGCCTGGCGCGCCGGCTGATGCGGCTGTTTCTCGAACTGCACAAGACCGGCACCTCGGTGCTGATCGCCACCCATGATATCGGGCTGATGGACCAGTTCGATGCCCGCCGCCTCGTCATCAACCAGGGGCGGCTGACGGTCTATGACTGA
- a CDS encoding tripartite tricarboxylate transporter TctB family protein, with protein sequence MEQAHHGAGGGGPKQRTVEIGTALLTLLFGLIVIYGSYLVGVGWGSDGPQAGFFPFYVGLIICGCSLINLVHGMRESSEPLFAEWSQLGQVLRVLIPACVYVALVPFLGIYVPSVALILGFMMWIGKYKLPLSLTVAVCVPVFFYMTLERWFMIPLPKGPIEAMLGL encoded by the coding sequence ATGGAACAGGCTCACCATGGGGCGGGCGGGGGAGGCCCTAAGCAGCGCACCGTCGAGATCGGCACCGCACTGCTGACCCTGCTGTTCGGCCTCATCGTTATCTATGGCAGCTACCTGGTCGGGGTCGGCTGGGGTTCGGACGGCCCGCAAGCCGGGTTCTTTCCGTTCTATGTCGGGCTCATCATCTGCGGGTGCAGCCTGATCAACCTCGTGCATGGCATGCGCGAGAGCTCCGAGCCGCTCTTCGCGGAATGGAGCCAGCTCGGCCAGGTGCTCCGGGTGCTCATCCCGGCCTGCGTCTATGTCGCGCTTGTGCCGTTCCTCGGCATCTACGTCCCCTCTGTCGCGCTGATCCTCGGCTTCATGATGTGGATCGGCAAATACAAGCTGCCGCTGTCGCTCACCGTGGCGGTCTGCGTGCCGGTCTTCTTCTACATGACGCTCGAGCGCTGGTTCATGATTCCGCTCCCCAAGGGGCCGATCGAGGCGATGCTCGGACTGTGA